GAAGAGAATCACAACgaaaaacgatttttaaaaaatttccagACAAGTTTGATATCAAACCTTTGGTTTTTTATAGTCCATATTGATATACTGTCCTCGGCTTGCCGTGGGGTTGGTCTCTTTCGGGGACCGGGGGAGCGCCGGTAGGCTGGCACGTTTTGGTTTGATCTTTGAGGACTGAGGTTTGGTTCCAACCGCGCAGTCATCATATGATTCATCTGGCAATTCTGACTCCAGTTCTGGCATATCATACGACAGCTCCTCTTTTGGAACAGGTGGCAAACTGCGGGTTTTGAATACTTGCGATTTTGATTTAGCTGAAACATTGTATttgagtcttatagttgtttacaaaaaatgtaatgtagagaataaccatttcttagacaaaatgacatgtaaaaaaaacaatttaaaccaactcaatatcttcataaatactgtTATCAACAAAAGACAGTTACATTTTAtggaaacttacaccaatacaacacatatgtaaaaacgACAATGCATGTAATCGAGCTATGTTTACCAAATAAAGAAtaatgaactctgtatcttacTTCTAACTTGAtctttgactttcaaattttgatatagCATTATACACTTCTATATTTATcgttataaacattgaaaatggaaaaataacatttgaaaattttaagtcaaatcgtctGTAAGTCCCTTTAATGGTACTTTTCAATAGATTAATTAGAAATTGTTAAATGAGAGGTTTCATTATGACACCAATGTTGTGCATATTTCATGGTATATCCCAAGATATCCCAAGATTTTCGAGATACTGTACATAAGTAAAAACCTTTTTGACTGATTTGAGGCGCGCAAAACGAACTCTGTGTAAtctcaaaatatgtattaatataaaactgtaaaatttgGAAAGTACATGAACAAGTATATTGATTCTGTAGAAGATCGTTGGATTTCAATTTTATGTACGTTCAATTTTACTTTCTCttgttaatgaataaatggattttttcttgttttgatgtttcaaatactagtacatgtaagtTAATGACTTTTATGTAAGAGTTATTGATCTTATTTGATGATGATATGTATAGTTTGAATTGACTTAGTTATAACTTATATACTTGGCATGTCTGAGTAGCGCCTTTTTGTATTGGATAGATTCCCTTCACGTTCTTCATCTATGTAGTCATAGCGATTACCTCCAATTCGCTTGAAAATGTCTTTTGTCCAATCATCGTTGCCACTTAAATATAAGGGGAGAAAAAGCATGAGTATATCTGTCATTAGTTTTTGCAACATTCTGTATGTCGTTTTAATTCCGCGGtgttaaatcttcaaaatttctcGAATATGACCAATCGCTGCAAGAGTTATCTGTCTTTGTTTCTACATGAATGTACTGAAATACTGCAAGATTTTGAAAACTAATTATAGTATTCACGATGGGTTTAATTTCGTGGAAAATGATTAATCGCGAACATGAGTAAATTAGAATCGGGATTATTTGCTAATCTACAGTAGTTCTAgaataattatttgtaaattcCGTTTCTTTTTggttttcataatttatatttttgtaaccTGAATAATCAATCTTAATTAATCTAGCCAATAGAACGTGCAACACGAAATTGACTGTTCTTTAACattatattgaaaaacaaaaacatcataCACTTACACTATTGTccttcattttgaattttaaagctTCTACACGTACATATGCAACAACTATTGATAATTCAAATAAGATAAGACAACCAAGATAATTCCATGTGGAATTCACTCATTTAAAATACTAGTAACATGAATTTGAAGTGACggtattaaatttaattaaaacaacaaaatttactCACACGTCTAAAGGTTCTGGTAGGTCGTTAGCAACATGGAACGCTTTATAAAAGGCGATCAGCCATTCCTTTAAATAACATTTCGTTTTTATTATTCTAAATATTTGTaacagtttaaaaattaatttttgatttttgaaaacgTTGCGTATTATGTTTCTTTTAATTAAGTTAAATTTACAGGTGTGATGCCATTGCTATCTTACCTTTCGACTGTTGTCGTCAGATGCAGCGAAGCAGTGTTCTTTCATTTCAACATAGTTGACCCTTGGAAAAAGTTTAAAGCAGTAATCCAAGTCTGGTGGCTTCTCGAAACATTCCAATCTGAATAATGTATGTACAATTCAAAGTACATTGACAGTTTGTCAAAGACCAATTTAGACTCAGCCAAAATATCTATAGATAATACATGTTCTTACTTTACGTTTGAAAGGGTGAAAAGCTGATATTCAAGcgcacgagagagagagagagagagagagagagagagagagagagagagagagagagttaatcAAAAATTGATTCGGTAAAgaaattggtattttttttagctGCTTCTTTAATACatcgattattttttcttttaacccTTACCTACAGTAGTTTTCAAAAGAGAATGCTGTTTTGGGTTGCGTTGACTGGTCATTGTCAAAGACATAGCAGCAACCATCTCGCAGGACGACGAAAACTTGTCGCCCTGTAAAGCAGATTTTCAACTTAGGCCGCCATAAATGGAAATCAGAGTCCAGCGTACAGAAGTAAATTTAGTTGatgaattatgaaaaaagaaactacaaatatttcaaaatcaccAGAGTATGTTCTTTCCTAATGCCtgtgaaatatgattttatgtatacagctacaacaaaaatgattatttttcaatttgtatgcgGATATATGCATTCCTTTAATTTTTGAAACTACACGTACCTATAGAGACCAATTATTGCAATACTTTTAATGGATATTGTCCATGTATgtattttcttatcattttacaCTATAGAAATTGACTTTATGTATAGATTATTTTGTGGTTGATCGAAAGTATCGTGAGCTGCATTGAGAGAACAGatccaattacatgtatttgatccatagatatatatatatatatatatatatatatatatatatatatatatatatatatatatatatatatatatatgtatatatatatatatatatatatataaaaagcactgaatagaatcaacaacactaggcatctttaaggtgtcggatctaatatatagatactaagccagtaaactgaatatatttAAGAATGTGATCAAATGATGtgtataatgtagctgttctttttcatagtttcttaagtagtttagtagtagctttagattttgttttctttgttttttacttatgtaatttattttttggtcctgaagaagggacgggttgtcccgaaaatttgacaatttctattgttcgtgtcgttagccatttttagtgctttatatatatatatatatatatatatatatatatatatatatatatatatatatatatatatatatatatatatatatatatatatatatatattaacattttcatgTGTCATTGTCTATGATAAAACTATCAGTcaactattttgtttttcaatatattcatcattagcatattgtttaaaacttgGCTCtttttggatttgatcacgtgccCGACTGTTATGATCATCCCATAAAAGGAAAAGAATGTTTCTAAAAGTTTATTCCTTTAATGGAAGAATTGGCTGTTCCTTTTATGCATTGTACTGACCAACAGCAACGATAATTTACACTAATGCTTGCTTGAGATAGATATTGGAGATAAACAACAAGGGGGAAGACATTAACAGCCTAATGCTTCTTTGGTGGTTCTGAGGGTGGCATTCAACATTGCATAATCCACTGACTCAAAGGCGTTTTTTCTCGGAAGTGCTCACACTTCCATAACCGGATGAATCACCGAAGAAAGGATGGAGtttttatttaagcattgaatcgttattttttttaaatgtggtctcataactgcaacggtgtgtgcatacaaattgaatgacaggcgttagcgcgttatgaaaatttgtttgcatacacaatgaaagtgaatgtaaatattgttatacatgtatatcatacaaatatagtatttgatttcaaatatgtatatacattgtacatacatgttacGCCGACAAGTTTGCCCAGCAAGCTTCTCTCTAGGAGTCCTTCTTTCCGGAGATGGCCACTTTTCTGAAAGTCCAACTTGATGATATCCCGAGCCccttatataaataaacaaataacaatgaaaaaatctGTTTGAGATTTCAAATTGAGTGAGAATGAGAATGTATTCTCATTGTTTGGCAATTGATGCCAAAATcggaaaaatgaaatatgtccATCTGatgtataaaatgaaaatggcgacgaaaaaaaaaatcgtacgTTAATTCATTCATAAATTAATTCATTCGTTTGTTCGTTCGTTCGTTCATTCATCCATTGTACGATTTAAGTAAACGCgtttatatttttctaaaatataaaaatgtacatgcaCATATAATAGTTATGTTAACATACCTAGGTACAAAACTTGcatgtaatattatttaaaatacaattggCGACGATtcgaaaataaaacagtcacatatttttaaataacgTTTTCAGTTTTGCTAGGTTGTTTTGCAACATATTAACATATAAATTTACAACAGCAGatattaagatacatgtatcaagtaTTTAAATGAGCTTTTTAAATCCTGCACGTTTTAAATAACCTCTATATATCACAGTAGATATATTAACCGCTGAACTGAATAAAAGCAATAGTAATCTTGGTTAAATCAACATTTTCAAGTTTATTGCCACAAAGAACTGAGTTAGTTCTACCGAACTTTGGAACAGGACATATTCAAACAAAGTACAGAAGTAccgacgggagttgattttatcgattatcatttattttgaaatcaacttatcttgcgtggcaattagtttctagtctgtatttaaattacgcacttttttataatatggatttaattaaacttttcagacaagaatttagagaaaccccatatgaatcgtgttgtgtaatatttaaagataattatatagatttcaaactatgtattagtaatcgaaacaattctaaaaattgtatggatccaagcactctcgatattgaactccagtctcgttcaaccagacgctcagctgtctccgtttatctccgacaagcaagagagcctctctatttgtcggagatttacggagacagccgagcttttggttgaacgagactatattaaactctggcgtaggaatacatgaaactacataaatatcttaattgttcgtattatataaaatcttactattttcaaagtgtttatagataagtttccttaaaaaacaTTGCTccagcatacatgtacattacatcgaatttttctattatattcaagaactaagatttgtcagcggtgatgatttgtgcttagttccaaacactgtttcactttcggtttgccatagtgactgcataggagagttgattaaaatcaactcccaaaaatataaCGATTAAAGCAATTTGAGGtgcaattttcattttgtattttttttttacgaaaatgttatcttctactaaaatgacaaaaaatatcttatttatcataaaattttaagttacatgcagaattatcatactagcaggtttttggagcaaaataaaattataaaagatacAGATCATGTTGCTTTAAATCTTTAGTTTGCGTCATTTGTCTATTAAAAAACAAGTTTATGTATTAACATTCatgtctgtctgtgtgtgtgtctgtctcTCTCTACTCGTAGGAAACAAAGATAATCCTTTCTTCCTTGAGCAAATATTGATATCATTGTGGAATatgagtgtacatgtatgttttaacaATACGACGTTGAATAAGATATCTTCATCTGTTTATGAcacatgattttgatttttttggtcATACAAACtttattaagtacatgtaaatgctaCGTATGAAAACGGGTCAAGGTATTTAAAATGATTGGCAAATGAGATTGTTATCATGACAAAGTAGAATGCATTTTTATACTGGTATAGCATGAAATAGTCAAATATTCGTTTTTTACGATAGCAAAATCTTACaaaaagaagagagagagagagagagagagagagagagagagagagagagagagagagagagagatgtttatgttctatttttaaattatctttgtAAGTTTTTTCGTTTTATAAAGCGAGTGATATACTTATATCATTAACAGCTTACCTATTGATTTTAAAGGAGTCTTCGACACAGAGCCAGGACTGGTCATATCTTATACCCTTGTCATGCTCCTTTCATGCTCTTATCATGCTGCGTTTATGCTCCTGTGAATACGATCACACAAAGAACAATattcatcttatttttttttctacaactTTTAACTCAATGAAATATCTCTTgattttcttaaacattttatatcCCAATATGGTGAAACACTTTCTTTATTGAGGTCATTACTAGGTCACGTATATGCAAGTATTTATTCAACCTATCAGAAATAATCGATACACGATTTGTGTTTCAAACAGAGTTGTTTGAATTTGTCATTGATAACACATTGAAAGCACTGCTCATTGAAAGTACAGTATTCCCTAATGAAAATGCAGTCCTTTTGATTAATttagatttaaataaaatttgatgatagACTGGCGTTTTCTCACATATACACTAGTTCATATGACAACATCAACCCTTCGCAACCCTTTTACTAAAACGGTTCTGCCTATCGTTGATTTTCAAATTTGCTTTCGTTTTTCATTTAAACCTATCACTTGTCTGAAATGTTTTATCTTGTTCTTtgacaacaacaaaataagGTATAGTAATCAATTCGATCGATAATATTTGTTGTTAATCAAATATATACCCACCGTTTTTGTATTAAATGCCTTCCTTTGCCGTGAAACTGCGTCTTTCATAGACCAGGAAGTTATTTGTCGACACGCATTCAAAAACCCGAGAATGTGCCAATAGGGTATCACTCCGTATAATACAATGCACTTTTGCAGAGTCACTGTGGCATGTAAAAAGTTCGAAGTGCTATTTTTATCGACCCAGTTCATATTTAATCGGAGTCGCCTCAAACTCGCCAGTTCTTACGTGaaacttaaaaagaaaataatgtgttctccattataAAATACGAGGACGGTAATTCggacatttctttttttctcaagAGAACTGGGGCTTTTTCACTGGAAATATCACCCACAATAAATTtcccatgtacatgtacatttgcttccactcaaatttgggcttttctggcctaatagttttgagaagaagatttttaaagattttctctctatataaaaatttatcccccattgtggccccgccctatcCCCAGGATCTGAACAAACTTGattctacactatctgaggatgcttacacaccaatttgagctttcctggactaatagtttttaaaagaaattgttttaaagatgttttctatatattattcctatgtaaaacttgagcCTCCTATTGtgtccccaccctacccccagggaccatgatttgaacaaatttgaatcttcactatctgaggatgcttccactcaaatttgatcTTTCCACgactaatagtttttgagaagaagatttttaaagattttctctttatatttctatataatttaattctggttgtaacgcgctttctgattggctaaacaattattttatatcatataaagaatgttgcctacgtcatagtaagactaacgtcaaaaacgtatcaatacgccttaCGTtacgtttgattttttttttttttttttttttttttttttttataattttacgtaattttaaaggttaaatgaccgtttttatctacaacgaagagtaaaaaaaaataaattataagcaatgaattcaacattaattagttttaaacgatataaactggtttgaaaaattttacgcttttttataaaccacttcgctgccccaaaccattttatatcggataaaacaaataaatattgaattcattccttaagtaaaaatccattcccctattaaggccccgccctaccccagggaccatgatttg
This is a stretch of genomic DNA from Crassostrea angulata isolate pt1a10 chromosome 4, ASM2561291v2, whole genome shotgun sequence. It encodes these proteins:
- the LOC128181977 gene encoding uncharacterized protein LOC128181977 isoform X2 — encoded protein: MTSPGSVSKTPLKSIGARDIIKLDFQKSGHLRKEGLLERSLLGKLVGVTWRQVFVVLRDGCCYVFDNDQSTQPKTAFSFENYCRLECFEKPPDLDYCFKLFPRVNYVEMKEHCFAASDDNSRKEWLIAFYKAFHVANDLPEPLDVGNDDWTKDIFKRIGAKSKSQVFKTRSLPPVPKEELSYDMPELESELPDESYDDCAVGTKPQSSKIKPKRASLPALPRSPKETNPTASRGQYINMDYKKPKVDDLPLFEGNSAEAKAAISSEAVGTFIIRKSSQSEGRTPYVLVVSGPEEEVQFRIYKKEQGGIYIAEENIFQSLSELVAYYRKNELSAKTKLKLAKHYGHMEL
- the LOC128181977 gene encoding uncharacterized protein LOC128181977 isoform X1; protein product: MTSPGSVSKTPLKSIGARDIIKLDFQKSGHLRKEGLLERSLLGKLVGVTWRQVFVVLRDGCCYVFDNDQSTQPKTAFSFENYCRLECFEKPPDLDYCFKLFPRVNYVEMKEHCFAASDDNSRKEWLIAFYKAFHVANDLPEPLDVGNDDWTKDIFKRIGGNRYDYIDEEREGNLSNTKRRYSDMPTKSKSQVFKTRSLPPVPKEELSYDMPELESELPDESYDDCAVGTKPQSSKIKPKRASLPALPRSPKETNPTASRGQYINMDYKKPKVDDLPLFEGNSAEAKAAISSEAVGTFIIRKSSQSEGRTPYVLVVSGPEEEVQFRIYKKEQGGIYIAEENIFQSLSELVAYYRKNELSAKTKLKLAKHYGHMEL